A genomic region of Oncorhynchus mykiss isolate Arlee chromosome 16, USDA_OmykA_1.1, whole genome shotgun sequence contains the following coding sequences:
- the LOC110492226 gene encoding matrix metalloproteinase-23 isoform X1 produces the protein MEGDIATMVCQTFRSLQRGDFSTLLLAVAVLGILFEGMQETTAFPTWRIEEEVHTSGVLMIGIRKDARTQVLHLSRNKRYTLTPEKLKWDKFKLTYKLLSFPRNLMNASDTRRGIAKAFTMWSDVSPFSFREVPADQEADIKIGFYPINHTDCLQSYLHHCFDGITGELAHAFFPPTGEIHFDDHEYWILGNMRFSWKKGVWLTDLVHVAAHEIGHVLGLMHSLNPKAIMHLNATLTGRKLITQDEVWGLHRLYGCLDRLFICPAWARKGYCDSKRKLMQKHCPSSCDFCYEFPFPTVAPTPTPQRTKHKLVAEGKKLTFRCGKKIAAKAGKVHWYKDGEILEYSHPGYISLKDDHISIVANAINEGTYTCIVRKKNKVLTNYSWRVRVRF, from the exons ATGGAAGGTGATATCGCAACGATGGTGTGTCAGACGTTCAGAAGTTTACAAAGAGGCGACTTCAGTACTCTTCTGCTGGCTGTGGCGGTGCTTGGGATTCTGTTTGAAGGGATGCAAGAAACCACGGCATTTCCCACCTGGAGAATAGAG GAAGAAGTTCACACCTCTGGTGTGTTAATGATTGGGATTCGCAAAGATGCCCGCACGCAGGTCCTCCACCTCTCCAGGAACAAGCGCTATACCCTCACCCCTGAGAAACTCAAATGGGACAAGTTCAAGCTCACTTACAA GCTGCTCTCTTTCCCAAGGAACCTGATGAATGCCAGTGACACGCGCCGTGGCATTGCCAAAGCCTTCACTATGTGGAGTGATGTCTCGCCCTTCAGCTTTAGAGAGGTGCCCGCTGACCAGGAGGCAGACATCAAGATAG GCTTCTACCCCATCAACCACACAGACTGTCTGCAGTCCTACTTGCACCACTGTTTCGACGGCATCACCGGCGAACTGGCACATGCTTTCTTCCCTCCGACGGGCGAGATCCACTTTGACGACCATGAGTATTGGATTCTGGGAAACATGCGCTTCAGCTGGAAAAAAG GGGTGTGGCTGACAGACTTGGTCCATGTAGCGGCTCACGAGATTGGTCACGTCCTGGGCCTCATGCACTCCCTGAACCCCAAGGCCATCATGCACCTGAACGCAACTCTAACGGGGCGCAAGCTCATCACACAGGACGAGGTGTGGGGCCTGCACCGACTCTATG GATGTTTGGATAGATTATTTATCTGTCCAGCCTGGGCGCGGAAAGGCTATTGCGACAGCAAGCGCAAGCTCATGCAGAAGCACTGCCCCTCGAGCTGTGATTTCTGTTACG AGTTCCCCTTCCCCactgtggcccccacccccaccccccaacgGACCAAACACAAGCTGGTGGCTGAGGGGAAGAAGCTCACCTTCCGATGTGGGAAGAAAATTGCAGCAAAGGCAGGCAAAGTACA CTGGTACAAGGACGGAGAGATTCTGGAGTACTCCCACCCTGGCTACATCTCCCTAAAAGACGACCACATCAGTATCGTGGCCAACGCCATCAACGAGGGCACATACACCTGCATCGTGAGGAAAAAGAACAAGGTCCTCACCAACTACTCCTGGAGGGTACGAGTGCGCTTCTGA
- the LOC110492226 gene encoding matrix metalloproteinase-23 isoform X2, which produces MIGIRKDARTQVLHLSRNKRYTLTPEKLKWDKFKLTYKLLSFPRNLMNASDTRRGIAKAFTMWSDVSPFSFREVPADQEADIKIGFYPINHTDCLQSYLHHCFDGITGELAHAFFPPTGEIHFDDHEYWILGNMRFSWKKGVWLTDLVHVAAHEIGHVLGLMHSLNPKAIMHLNATLTGRKLITQDEVWGLHRLYGCLDRLFICPAWARKGYCDSKRKLMQKHCPSSCDFCYEFPFPTVAPTPTPQRTKHKLVAEGKKLTFRCGKKIAAKAGKVHWYKDGEILEYSHPGYISLKDDHISIVANAINEGTYTCIVRKKNKVLTNYSWRVRVRF; this is translated from the exons ATGATTGGGATTCGCAAAGATGCCCGCACGCAGGTCCTCCACCTCTCCAGGAACAAGCGCTATACCCTCACCCCTGAGAAACTCAAATGGGACAAGTTCAAGCTCACTTACAA GCTGCTCTCTTTCCCAAGGAACCTGATGAATGCCAGTGACACGCGCCGTGGCATTGCCAAAGCCTTCACTATGTGGAGTGATGTCTCGCCCTTCAGCTTTAGAGAGGTGCCCGCTGACCAGGAGGCAGACATCAAGATAG GCTTCTACCCCATCAACCACACAGACTGTCTGCAGTCCTACTTGCACCACTGTTTCGACGGCATCACCGGCGAACTGGCACATGCTTTCTTCCCTCCGACGGGCGAGATCCACTTTGACGACCATGAGTATTGGATTCTGGGAAACATGCGCTTCAGCTGGAAAAAAG GGGTGTGGCTGACAGACTTGGTCCATGTAGCGGCTCACGAGATTGGTCACGTCCTGGGCCTCATGCACTCCCTGAACCCCAAGGCCATCATGCACCTGAACGCAACTCTAACGGGGCGCAAGCTCATCACACAGGACGAGGTGTGGGGCCTGCACCGACTCTATG GATGTTTGGATAGATTATTTATCTGTCCAGCCTGGGCGCGGAAAGGCTATTGCGACAGCAAGCGCAAGCTCATGCAGAAGCACTGCCCCTCGAGCTGTGATTTCTGTTACG AGTTCCCCTTCCCCactgtggcccccacccccaccccccaacgGACCAAACACAAGCTGGTGGCTGAGGGGAAGAAGCTCACCTTCCGATGTGGGAAGAAAATTGCAGCAAAGGCAGGCAAAGTACA CTGGTACAAGGACGGAGAGATTCTGGAGTACTCCCACCCTGGCTACATCTCCCTAAAAGACGACCACATCAGTATCGTGGCCAACGCCATCAACGAGGGCACATACACCTGCATCGTGAGGAAAAAGAACAAGGTCCTCACCAACTACTCCTGGAGGGTACGAGTGCGCTTCTGA